TAGACCGTCTTGATCTCTGGGTGCTCCGCCTGAATCCGGGCGCGCAGCATCTTGCCGTTCATTCCCGGCATGACCACGTCGGTCAGCATAAGCTCGATCGGCGTCTTCGTCTTGGCAGCCAAGTCCATCGCCTGCTGCGGGCTTCCGGCGGCGAGCACGGTGTAACCGTATTCTTCGAGCACGGACCCGATCAACTCCAGTAATTGCTCCTCATCCTCGACGACCAGAAGCGTTTCCCGGCCTGTCAGAGGACCGTGATCCTCCTCTTGGGTCGGCTGCACAGCCTCTTCGATGACCCGCGGCAAATAGATCTTGAAGGTCGTTCCCGATTCCATCTCACTATACAAGTGAATAAAACCCTGATTTTGCTGAACGATACCATAGACCGTTGACAAGCCGAGGCCGGTCCCCTCCCCTTTACTCTTGGTGGTGAAAAAGGGTTCGAAAATCTGCTCCTGCATCTCCGGGGGCAGCCCCTTGCCGCTATCGCTGACCGCCAGGAGCACATATTCCCCGGCCTCCACGGAGAGCAGGCGGCTGGAGTAGGCCTCGTCCAGCACGACATTGCCGGTCTCTATGGTGATGGTCCCGCCTTCGGGCATGGCGTCCCGGGCGTTGACCACGAGATTGGCCAGAATCTGATCGAGTTGGGAGGGATCGAGGCGCACATTCCACAACGACGTGGCCGGAACAAACTGCAGTTCGACATCCTCGCCGATCAAGCGGTCCAGCATCTTCGATTGATTCTCCAAAAGCGTATTCAGGTTCAACACCTGCGGTTGGGTAATCTGCTTGCGGGAAAAAGCCAGGAGTTGACGGGTCAGGTCTGCGGAGCGCTCTGCCGCCAGATGGATCTGGGTCATGGCTTCATACAGGGGATGGCCACGATCCATCTGCAATAACGAGGTGTCGGTATACCCGAGGATGACGTTGAGCATATTGTTGAAATCGTGGGCTACCCCGCCTGCCAGCCGTCCCACCGCTTCCATCTTCTGCGCCTGTTGGAGTTGATCTTCCATGCGTTCCCGTTCAGCCGTGGCCTGCTTGACCTGGGCTTCCTGTTCGATGGTATACAGGGCAAACGCGACGTCGTTGGCCGCTTCCTGAAAGAGATTCTGTTCTTCAGGATCATAGCCACGTCCCTGGGGCAGGGCCACGGCAATGTAACCGAAAAAGCGGTCTGCATAGCGCAGGGCCACGCACAAGGTGTCAAAGGTCTGGCACGTGTTTTCCTGGGGACACCCCGCGCAGGCGCCCTCGGCCTTGGGGACGAACAGGACCTCGGTCTTGGAATCTAGCAGCCGGCAACACGGCGGCAACATGCCGGCCTCGATGTGCTCTGCCAGCGGTTGGAAGATCGGCGAATTATCCTCACCGGCATGGTAATAGGTCTGGGGCCTCCCGTTGGCGTCGGTCCGGATGACCAGAGCGCTGCTGTAGCCGCGGTGGGCGACCATGAGTTGATTGGCCTTGCGCAGGAGTTGTTCGGCGTCCTTCTCACGAGTGATGAGCTGGTTTACTTCCCTGATGGCCCGCAAGACAAGGTTGAGGTGCTGGATACGCTCCTGGGCTTCCCGGCGCTCGGTGATGTCTGAGGTGAAGCCGTCGATGAGAAAACTCCCATCCTCGAGATAGCCGCTCAAACGGGCGTTCATCATGAACCACCGCCGGGCGCCGTTGCGGCGAAATCCTTCATATTCGAACTGCAGGATCTCGCCCTCGCGCTGTAAGCGGTCAAGAAAAACACTCCGCCGCTCAGAATCGGCATAGAGATCAACAAAAAGATCCTGGTACCGTTCCAAGGCCTGTTCCGGGGAGTCGCAGCCCACGATCTCGGCCATCTTCGGATTGACCTTGAGGACCCGGCCCGTGGAGGTGGTCCGGAAAATACCCACCGGAGCGGTGTCAAAGAGATACCGGAGCTCCGCCTCACTGGAGCGCAGGGCCTCCTCGGCCTCTTTAAGCTCCGTGATGTCCTCAAAGGAGGCGAAGACCTCGAGGGGTTTTCCACTGTCTCTGGAAAAAAGAGGCACAGCGCTGACGCGGATCCAGACAAATTTCTGGCGGCCGGGGTGAAACACTCCAATGACCACACCGGCCACAGCCTCACCGGTCCGTAGGACCTCCATGGCCGGATGCTCTGACATCGGGAAATCTTGGCCGTCACTGTCCACACACTTCCAACTGGGATCGAAAGGACGGCGGGCTTGCAACTGGTCAAGGGTCAGCCCCAGGATGCGCTGCGCGGCGGGGTTGGCGTCAACGATCCGGCCATCCGGTGCATGGAAGACGACTCCCTGGCCCATGAGTTCAAAGAGGGCCCGGAAGCGGGTTTCGCTTTCCTGAACCCGTCGTTCCTGCTCGTATTGCTCAGTGACGTCACGAAAGACCAGGACGACTCCGGTGATTTCCCCGTCACAGACGCGGATGGGCGCAGCACTGTCCGCAATCTGACGCCGGGTCCCGTCGCGGGCTGTGAGGACCGTATGGTTGGCCAACCCGACCACCATCCCCTCCCGCAGGACCCGATGGATCGGCGCTTCGACCTCTTTGCCGGTAAGGGCGTTGGCAATAGCGAACACCTCTTCCAACGGCCGTCCCAGCGCTTCTTTCTCGTCCCATGCGGTCAAATGCTGGGCGACCTCATTCATCCTGGTAACGCGCCCTTGCGTGTCCGTGCTGATCACGCCGTCGCCGATGGACATCAAGGTCGTGCGCAGATCCTCCTCACTTCGGCTCAAAGAGGCAATTGCCCGGTTGCGCTGGCCTATATACCGGCGCAGAGAATACCAGCTCAATACAGCCAAAACGGTGACAAACACCAGAATACCGAAAAGCGTCCAATAGAATTGGGCCAGATCAAAACGTATTTTGCTGTGCAAGGCCTCAATCATGGCCTGATTGCTCTCGACGACCTCCTGATAGACGCTGTCGAGGCGCTGATCCCTCGGCGACCCCACCTGGGCCGTGCCCTGCTCCCGGAGGGCCCAGCGTTCCAGCGACTGGGAACGGTACTGCGCAAGCGAGCCCCTCAGGGAACGGATCTCCCGGCGGAGTCCGGCAGTCTGGACCGGGCGCAACGGCTCCCCGGCCCCCATTCCCCCTTCGAGCATGGCTACCGCCAGGGCCTCGGCCTGGTCCAGATGGGTCATAAACGTGTCCCGCTCTACCGTCGGGTCACCGAGAAGTCCCTCTTCCAGCCAGATATGGGCCTGAGAGACTTGAAACTTGATCTCCGTAGCCGTGTGCACCAGCCGGGCGTGATGGACCGTCATCCGCCGGCCGGTGGACCAGGTAACAATAATAGCGATACAAATGCCCAACACGCACAGCCCGAGAACGGCATACAATCGAACCGGTTTCTCAGGTGTATTCGGCAAAAACGATTCACGGGCCATGGAGTGGGGCTCCTTTAGCTGGCAGAGCAGACGTCGTATTCATTGTCGCTACTTGTGGAAGCGTTGAGACAATCAGCGGGAAAACCTGTTCTGCCACTTTGTTACCACTGACGAAAAAATGACAGGACGGAACTGTGAAAGAAAGGAAACAGTGATCTGCGCATTATCTGAGCAGATCCACCTCCAAAAAGAAACCCTTTTGGGGTGACTTTTCCAGACATGGGCATAAAATCCGCGAAATTCAGGTCCACGAACCGGTTCACAACTCTGGAATCGTCGTGCAAGCAGCCGGCTGGCTCAAGCAACAAAGCTGCCAGAACCTCTCGTAAACCGTTTTGGCTCTTCGTCACAGGGCATGGAATTTCAGACGCAAAAGTTTGCCGTCTCTTCTGTGTGCTTCGAGCGAAAGGCCCGCACATTTTCTTGGTCCCGCCAAAAGGGGGAAACCGGACCGCGAACTGAATGCTCCCAGGCGGATTTTGATGCAACAAGGGCCATCTTCGACACCTGGAGTTCTGCTTTACTTGAGAGTCCGGAGGGGGCAAGGATCCCCCTTTGGCGGGATTTAGAAAATACCGGGCCGAAAGTGGGCACACAGAAGAGACGGCAAATTCCAAAAATCCATAGGATCCGTCAAAGAACCACCGTTTTTCAGACCACAAAATCGCATCGCTCTGTGATGCAACCAGTTGTCACTCACCGCCGCCTGGTATCGAGCTGGCTTCAATCGGTTTGCGTACCAGTCAGCCCCTGCCATGTTGGACGGTCGAAAAAACTCCCTTCTACATTGGCTTCCATCTCCTGGTACAAGGACCACGGCATGGAAAAGGTCAGCAGGTCGCGGCCCAGGAGTTTACGGACATGAGCCCGGGCTGAAATATCAGTCAGGCCGACCACAGCCCTGGGGTGGGCCTGGTTCTCTTCCGCCAAGGGCAGGAGCCCGACACTTTGGCACCCTGCGGCAAACGGAATGCGCACCGCATCAATGGACTGCCGCCCGTAATTGGCCAGAACGACCAACGCGGAAAGCTGTTCCGCGTTGGCGAGGAAGGTGACCACTTTGGGCACCTCACCCTGGGTGACCTGGGACAACGGCTTCATGACCACGTATGTGGCCGGGATGTCCTGAATCGGCAGGGCATCGACAAAGTCAGCCACTTCCCCGGGGCCTTTGCGGTATCGCTCCCCCTGGAGAAATTCGTCGACAAAGTGTCTATCCACCCCAGCTTGGTGCATCCCTTCGCCGATCTGTTGGCCCGTGACCCATTCGGCATTGCCGCAAGACAAAAAGTAGTGGAATCCCTGTTCACCGCCGGGAAATTCCGTATAGGTATTGCCGAATCCCAATCCGACACCGCCGCCCCAGCATCCATAGGTTTCCCTGTCAAAGACCGCGGCCCGGCCGCGGGCCGCATTGGCAAAACCGAACATGACACAGCTGAAGCGTCCCTTTTTGAATTGCAGCGCCTTTTCGGGCTTGTCCTCGGCCCACAGCATGGCTACGGGTTCATAGGCAGGGGCCAGCACATTCTGGATCTTACTCTGCATGCCGAAACTCCCTTGGATATGGCTGGTTGCCCTCGCATCAGCATCAAAATGACACCGGGTGCGGGGGAGGAATTCTCCTGCCGGATACCAGATCCAGGACAAAGACAAAAGGACCACAGGGAAATCATAAAAATTTTGCGCCCTTTTTCTCCCCCTGCCCGCCCTCGGACGACCTCCCCCGCGGTTCTGAAGTCAGAGCCCGGCCTGGAAACGGTTTAGCCCCAACCTACCGCTGCCTGTTGCCAAACTGTGCCCCGGTCCTCACGGTTGTCCCCCGGGGGACAAACCAGCGCTCTTTTTCCGTGGCAAAGGCCCATGTGCAGAACCAGAGAAAACCATGTGGTCGTGGACAAAAAACAATGGAGAAGGCCATGTTCTACCGCCTCGACAGGACGCAGGACCTCGCCCTGGATATCCACTCCGCCTGGTCCTTTTTCTCAGATCCGACAAATCTGTGCCGCATTACCCCGGACTGGCTCGGCTTCACCATAACCTGCCCCACCCCCGAACCCATGTACGCCGGGCAGATCCTGACCTATACAGTCAAACCATTTCCCGGTCTGGCCTGGCACTGGGTCACGGAGATCACCCACGTCCGCGAACCCCGTTTTTTTGTCGACGAACAACGACTGGGCCCCTACCGCTTTTGGCACCACCAGCACATTTTCGATCCTCTTCCCGGCGGTGTCCGGATGCGCGACACCGTCCATTACGCCCTGCCCTTCGGGCCGCTGGCCCGCCTGGGGCACAAACGTATGGTTCGCCCCAGACTTGAAGCCATTTTCGACCACCGCTACCATGTGCTTGCCGAGCGGTTTGGAGTTGCCCAGATCGCAAGCTAAGTGGCGGCAGGGCACAATCAGGTTTGGCCGCGCGACAACACCCTGCTTTCCCCTCATGCGACAGCGGTAACCACCCGCGGGTACTGCCCTCAAAAAAAACGCCCGGACAAAGCATGGCTTTGTCCGGGCGCGTGCCAGAAAGATTTGGCGAAGGTTATTTGTCCCCAGAGCCGATCAAGGGCAATTCTTTGGTGATGGAGAAAAAGACCAGAAAGAGATCTTCGTCCTTGTCTTCGGCATAGGTCCGGCGACGCATCTCCTGCAACCGCTCGGTGTTTTTTTCTTCACTGAGTTTTTTGAGATACAGCCGTTTCCCTTTGTATCCCTTGCCTCCTTCCTTGAACAGGTAGACGGCCTTGGGATTGGACTGCAAATTCGCATGGGACAGGCGATCGCGCATGATCAGGGCCAGGGAGCCGTCGTCCATAATGTGCGGCCGGGCGTAAATGGCCGCGTCGACATTGCCCTGACTGTCCGCCGTGGACAACACGCCGGTCCCTTCGGTGTTTTCAAAGTACTCGCGTAATTCCATGTCCGTCTCCTTGGCTTGACGATATATGGCCTGGAACCTGACTCCGTCAGATCAGGGGGCCGCCCCGCGATCTGACTGTATGGTTCCAGACCGGAACAATTCGAACCCCAACACACATAAGTACAGGCAGCGTATTGACAAGGGACACTCTCGCATTTCTTGCTTCCTCCGGTCAGCAGGGGACGGCGCCCCGTATTGCCAGGGACTGCTTTGCCCGCTGGGGGCTTGTGATCGTCCTGGTTGTGGCAGTCCTGGGCTACACGGGGACAGTGCAAAGTGCCACACAACAAGAGGAACTCCTGTACCGGGCCGACCAGGCCTATCAAAACCAAGCCTATCACAACGTGCTCGACCTTCTGGCCCCCTTGCTCCAGCCCGACGCTTCGCCAGGGCATGCGGCTGTTTTTCTGTTGGCCGGCCACAGCCAGATGGCCTTGGCCCGTTACGACGAGGCGGTGCGACTTCTGCAGCGGGGATGCGAGCGTTTCCCGGAACATGTCCAGTTGCGCTCCAGTCTGGGACAGGCCGCACTCCAGGCCGGGGACAACGCCAAAGCTCTCACCGCTCTGACCCGGGCGAGCACTCTCAATCCCGACGCCCAGCGTGTCCCTCGGCTGCTGTACCAGGCAGCCGTAGCCGCATGGCGGCTGGAACGTCCTGCGCGCTGCAGCGAGCTTCTCCAGGGCGCCCTGAAACGACAGCCCGGGCCGGCCCCGGAGCATTGGCTGGAATTGCTCGTTCACGCCAACCTTGAAACCGGGAACAGGGTCAAGGCCCGCGAGGGGAGCGATGCCCTGCTCGAACGCGCCCCGGACAAAGCCCGCTACTGGCGATTAGCCGCACACGTGGCCTGGGCAGGCGACAACCGCCTCCGAGCCGCCGTCTGTCTGGAAACCGCCGCCCGGCTCTCCCCCCCAACACCGGATCAACGACGGTCCCTCGCCGACCTGTACGCCTCGCTGGACGCCCCGCTTCGA
The sequence above is drawn from the Desulfohalobium retbaense DSM 5692 genome and encodes:
- a CDS encoding DUF169 domain-containing protein, which codes for MQSKIQNVLAPAYEPVAMLWAEDKPEKALQFKKGRFSCVMFGFANAARGRAAVFDRETYGCWGGGVGLGFGNTYTEFPGGEQGFHYFLSCGNAEWVTGQQIGEGMHQAGVDRHFVDEFLQGERYRKGPGEVADFVDALPIQDIPATYVVMKPLSQVTQGEVPKVVTFLANAEQLSALVVLANYGRQSIDAVRIPFAAGCQSVGLLPLAEENQAHPRAVVGLTDISARAHVRKLLGRDLLTFSMPWSLYQEMEANVEGSFFDRPTWQGLTGTQTD
- a CDS encoding pyridoxamine 5'-phosphate oxidase family protein encodes the protein MELREYFENTEGTGVLSTADSQGNVDAAIYARPHIMDDGSLALIMRDRLSHANLQSNPKAVYLFKEGGKGYKGKRLYLKKLSEEKNTERLQEMRRRTYAEDKDEDLFLVFFSITKELPLIGSGDK
- a CDS encoding PAS domain S-box protein, with the translated sequence MARESFLPNTPEKPVRLYAVLGLCVLGICIAIIVTWSTGRRMTVHHARLVHTATEIKFQVSQAHIWLEEGLLGDPTVERDTFMTHLDQAEALAVAMLEGGMGAGEPLRPVQTAGLRREIRSLRGSLAQYRSQSLERWALREQGTAQVGSPRDQRLDSVYQEVVESNQAMIEALHSKIRFDLAQFYWTLFGILVFVTVLAVLSWYSLRRYIGQRNRAIASLSRSEEDLRTTLMSIGDGVISTDTQGRVTRMNEVAQHLTAWDEKEALGRPLEEVFAIANALTGKEVEAPIHRVLREGMVVGLANHTVLTARDGTRRQIADSAAPIRVCDGEITGVVLVFRDVTEQYEQERRVQESETRFRALFELMGQGVVFHAPDGRIVDANPAAQRILGLTLDQLQARRPFDPSWKCVDSDGQDFPMSEHPAMEVLRTGEAVAGVVIGVFHPGRQKFVWIRVSAVPLFSRDSGKPLEVFASFEDITELKEAEEALRSSEAELRYLFDTAPVGIFRTTSTGRVLKVNPKMAEIVGCDSPEQALERYQDLFVDLYADSERRSVFLDRLQREGEILQFEYEGFRRNGARRWFMMNARLSGYLEDGSFLIDGFTSDITERREAQERIQHLNLVLRAIREVNQLITREKDAEQLLRKANQLMVAHRGYSSALVIRTDANGRPQTYYHAGEDNSPIFQPLAEHIEAGMLPPCCRLLDSKTEVLFVPKAEGACAGCPQENTCQTFDTLCVALRYADRFFGYIAVALPQGRGYDPEEQNLFQEAANDVAFALYTIEQEAQVKQATAERERMEDQLQQAQKMEAVGRLAGGVAHDFNNMLNVILGYTDTSLLQMDRGHPLYEAMTQIHLAAERSADLTRQLLAFSRKQITQPQVLNLNTLLENQSKMLDRLIGEDVELQFVPATSLWNVRLDPSQLDQILANLVVNARDAMPEGGTITIETGNVVLDEAYSSRLLSVEAGEYVLLAVSDSGKGLPPEMQEQIFEPFFTTKSKGEGTGLGLSTVYGIVQQNQGFIHLYSEMESGTTFKIYLPRVIEEAVQPTQEEDHGPLTGRETLLVVEDEEQLLELIGSVLEEYGYTVLAAGSPQQAMDLAAKTKTPIELMLTDVVMPGMNGKMLRARIQAEHPEIKTVYMSGYTDNVIVKQGMVEPGLAFIQKPFSMEGLARKVRRVLDADE
- a CDS encoding SRPBCC family protein, with amino-acid sequence MFYRLDRTQDLALDIHSAWSFFSDPTNLCRITPDWLGFTITCPTPEPMYAGQILTYTVKPFPGLAWHWVTEITHVREPRFFVDEQRLGPYRFWHHQHIFDPLPGGVRMRDTVHYALPFGPLARLGHKRMVRPRLEAIFDHRYHVLAERFGVAQIAS
- a CDS encoding tetratricopeptide repeat protein, giving the protein MIVLVVAVLGYTGTVQSATQQEELLYRADQAYQNQAYHNVLDLLAPLLQPDASPGHAAVFLLAGHSQMALARYDEAVRLLQRGCERFPEHVQLRSSLGQAALQAGDNAKALTALTRASTLNPDAQRVPRLLYQAAVAAWRLERPARCSELLQGALKRQPGPAPEHWLELLVHANLETGNRVKAREGSDALLERAPDKARYWRLAAHVAWAGDNRLRAAVCLETAARLSPPTPDQRRSLADLYASLDAPLRAAALLQDIPTPSRTTADTLRLSRLYERALRQEKAIATLDQAPATPQTRLRRGEILYRGGRFAQAQTTLASICDSRHSRACLLAGYAAWHRTQWDQARGFLSRIGPNATCADQAASALAVLDSLEETSRPEQPGRATD